ATTGGTAAGTTGAAGATATCGAAAGATATAATAGAAAAACCTAGTAGATTAAGCGAAATGGAGTTCAATATTGTAAAAAAACATACTATATTTGGATATAATATCCTTAGAGAGACTATAGGTATTAGTCAAAGTACAGCTTTTGGAGCTTTGCAGCATCATGAAAGAGAAGATGGTAGTGGATATCCTTTAAAACTTAAGTCAGATAATATACATGAGTTTGGTAAAATAATTGCAATTTGTGATATTTTTGATGCAATGACTTCAAGAAGAATATATAAAGATAAAAAATCACCATTTAAAGTAGCTGAACTTATTGCTGAAAATAGATTTGGAGTTTTAGATGCACGAATTTCTACTGTTTTTCTAGATAATATTTCGAAGTTCTATATAGGCAATTTAGTTAAATTAAGTAATGGTTTCATAGGTGAAATCGTATATGTAAATAAAAATATTCCTACTAGACCAGTTGTAAAAGTGGAAAATACTTTTATTGATTTAATGAAAATGAAAGACATAGAAATAATTGATATTATAGATTAGAGGCTAAAGTCCTCTTTTTTTTACAGAATAAAGTGGGAGGAGTTTACATGAAGAATAAGGAGTTCTTAAGAAAAAAGTTAAACCAATTAGATAATAAAGGATATAAATTATATAAAGAAATACAAGGTGAATATGATTTTAGTGATTTTATACTTTATATAGATTATGTTCAAGGAGATCCATTTGCTTCACCGAGTAGAATGAGAGTAAGAATTCCTATTGAAAAAGCTAAGATACCAAAGAAATATTTTGATACTAAATATAAAAAAATAGCTTTAGAAGATTTTTTAATAAGAAGCTTTCATAAAGAAATCAAGAGCAGTTCAAAAGGTATTAGGGGAACTGGAAAGAGTGGTCTCATATACATAGATGTAGGAGGTCAGGAAATATTAGAAAGAACAGCAGCTAATGTACATGGAAACTACATAGAAATAAGGTTTTTTGTTGGACTTCCTGCCAGGGGAAGAAAAATACTTGGGAAAATTGCAATTGAAATGTTATTTAATGAGATACCCAAAATAGTTGAAAATTCTTTAATATATGATAATTTTAATAAAACTTTGATGGTTGAATATGTAAATCTTATAGAAGATCAAATATTTTTGAGAGAAGAAATGAGAAAAAGAGGACTGATAACCTTTATAGCTAATGATTCAATCCTACCAAGAGAAAGTGGTATAAGTGATAGACCTATGAAGGGTAGAAAAGTTATACCTTTCAGGTCTCCAGAATCTTTAGAAGTAGAGTTTAATTTACCAAATAGGGGTCATATTAAGGGAATGGGAATAAAACGTGGTGTAACATTAATTGTTGGAGGAGGTTATCATGGGAAATCTACTTTATTAAAAGCTATTGAAAGAGGAGTATATAATCATATACCAGGAGATGGAAGAGAATTTGTACTTACAATAGAAGATGCTGTTAAAATTAGAGCTGAAGACGGAAGAAAAGTTGAAAATGTGGACATATCACCATTTATTAGTAATTTACCTTTTGGTTTGACAACAGAAGATTTTACAACTGAAAATGCTAGTGGAAGCACTTCTCAGGCTGCTAATATAATGGAAGCATTAGAAGTGGGAACTAGTTTGTTATTATTAGATGAAGATACTAGTGCAACTAATTTTATGATAAGAGATGGAAGAATGCAAAACTTAGTTTCGAAGGAAAAAGAACCTATAACTCCTTTTATTGATAGAGTCAGACAATTATACGAGAAGATGGATATTTCTACAATAATAGTAGTTGGAGGTTCAGGTGATTATTTTGATGTTGCAGATTATGTAATTATGATGGAAAATTATGAACCTAAGGATGTAACTTATAAAGCAAAAAAGATTAGCGAGGAGTATAGGAGTTTAAGAAATATAGAAGCAAACGATGATTTTGGGAAAATAAAAAATAGAATTCCAATCAAAAAAAGTTTAGAGATAAATGGAAAACAAAAAATTAAAGCAAAGGGAATAGACAAAATTATGTATGGTAAGACTTTAATAGATTTATCTTTTATTGAACAGCTTGTAGATTCAAGCCAGACCGAGGCAATAGCAAATACTATTATGTATATT
Above is a genomic segment from Caloranaerobacter sp. TR13 containing:
- a CDS encoding HD-GYP domain-containing protein — its product is MGIIKIDEVTPGMVLIEDVEDLDTGNILLKSGIVLNKKNILHLKNMNISYINVLEITGEIKEVNKNKQKSFINKYDNLADKTKKILKDIKLGKKIIVSEISDEVDDIIDEITNSNNILGRLRQIEQSDDYTFQHSLNVCMLSTMLGKWLGYTEIELKQLAVSGLFHDIGKLKISKDIIEKPSRLSEMEFNIVKKHTIFGYNILRETIGISQSTAFGALQHHEREDGSGYPLKLKSDNIHEFGKIIAICDIFDAMTSRRIYKDKKSPFKVAELIAENRFGVLDARISTVFLDNISKFYIGNLVKLSNGFIGEIVYVNKNIPTRPVVKVENTFIDLMKMKDIEIIDIID
- a CDS encoding ABC-ATPase domain-containing protein; this translates as MKNKEFLRKKLNQLDNKGYKLYKEIQGEYDFSDFILYIDYVQGDPFASPSRMRVRIPIEKAKIPKKYFDTKYKKIALEDFLIRSFHKEIKSSSKGIRGTGKSGLIYIDVGGQEILERTAANVHGNYIEIRFFVGLPARGRKILGKIAIEMLFNEIPKIVENSLIYDNFNKTLMVEYVNLIEDQIFLREEMRKRGLITFIANDSILPRESGISDRPMKGRKVIPFRSPESLEVEFNLPNRGHIKGMGIKRGVTLIVGGGYHGKSTLLKAIERGVYNHIPGDGREFVLTIEDAVKIRAEDGRKVENVDISPFISNLPFGLTTEDFTTENASGSTSQAANIMEALEVGTSLLLLDEDTSATNFMIRDGRMQNLVSKEKEPITPFIDRVRQLYEKMDISTIIVVGGSGDYFDVADYVIMMENYEPKDVTYKAKKISEEYRSLRNIEANDDFGKIKNRIPIKKSLEINGKQKIKAKGIDKIMYGKTLIDLSFIEQLVDSSQTEAIANTIMYIKKKYINDKTTLTDIIKKLYKDIEEKGLDVISPYTGSPAGNMAIPRPYEVAAAINRLRIIKMK